The genomic DNA CCATGACGTGATTCACAACCATACACTGCCATATTACAAGATTCACAACATGGCAATACTACAAGAGCAACATATTCTGGCGGCGGCTCAGCATTCAATAGAAAATGCAAAGCTTTTTCAGGGGTTTGTGCAACACTAAAATTCTTTCAAGGGTGctgaaaaaattaacattacACTCACTTCTGCCACTCAAATGCATTGCTAGCAGAGGAGGCCGTTGTCATCATATTACCCCAAGATCCTTTCAACAGCCAGCTGCACGCCGGTACACACTTTCAATAAGAACACAACAGTATTTACACCACCTGATGCAATATTTGTGCGCCAGGGAGTGGGAAGGTAGCTGGGCAGCAGTCATCATTTCCACCATTGATGTAAATCTGGAAGCACATCGACCGAAATAGGCTGTAAAATGCACCTATAAATAGACTGTTTTCAAGCAACTTGAAACAGCAGGATACCTGCATCACCAACATATGTATACAaacattagtttggttgttgCTCATCATGGATCCTCACATTATATAATGCTCAAGAGATGCAACCTGTAAAACAACCACCACTCTCTCAAATATTCCAAATGGTGTAAGAGTGTCCTTTTTAGTGGAAATTTTTCCCACAAACTTGGCTGGAAGATGTCCAAAACTCTCTTTAACAAGAAGCCTTGTAACAATATAGTTTTTCATTGATGACCTTTTTATCTGGAATGGAACCTGGGCCCCCTATCTCACCCCAACCACTTGCCACCGACCCAACCACGGGAGGCACCATAATAATACAACTGTCATATTCTATCATGGAACTTGATCCATATGGCCATGGTCCCGTTTAGCATATCACAAGACAGATATTTTGTGAAAGTGCTTTAGGTGACAATTATAAACCACTCATTAGCTCCTGTGAAGTGCATCCCTATCCAATGAGAACCATCAAATGGTAAAATTATGCAGTGTCAACACTGAGTCCAGACACCAATTAAGCCATGTCATTATCAGGATCATTAAAATACTCCAATAAATGATAACACAAGCAATCAACCTGGGATAACGACAACCCAGACCATATGCTAGCCCTATTCAAAACATGCATGATAAAGAGGACTGAGGCTTAGCATTTGATGGATTTcatttagaatataaaaaacataaaaaatgattctGTTAGGATGCAATTTAAGTTATAACTATCAATCTGCATGCATCACCACAACTGTTTTCTGAGCATCACAGGAGCTGACACAAGGTGAATATTACAAGTATTGCAAattccaagaaaaaagaaaaagaaaaaagatctCTCTGCAACAAACAGAGATTAAGGGGGGAAATAGAATTTATAGTATATGATGCTTCTAGTAGCTTTCTTTCTTTATCCTGAGAAGGTACAAGAGAGTTCACTTAAAAAAGAACTTGATTTGCATAAATATGAATTAGAATACAATAAATCATAAGTTCCAGCTATAAGTAGCAGGCTCAGATAATGGGATAAGCTATAACTTCAATACCAGAGTTTGGACTCCACTGTGAAGCACATAACAGAACTTATATGGTTAAAAGAATGGGAGTACTTTTATTGCTCCATTTGTTCCTCCAATAACATTAAACCTCAAACCCTTTTAGCTCCTTATTTTCTTCACTACTAAAATTTAATGCACAGCTCACTCAGAGAGGCAGAGTATCAGCAAAGTAAAATTCAAAACTGCCTTGCCTTGAGGGTCAGTCCTAAGAAAGCATTTTAAAATCTTGATCCCAACTACTCAAGGTCACAAAATGAACCCTCTTTCACTTTCCAGGATTCAAGTTCATTAGGTAAGGCATATCTAAACGTTCTACTTTAGCAACCTACCTACCACATCTGTCTTACTTTATTCAGCCTTGGGACTGGCTGCTCAAATTCTTTTCTAGTTGCacttttggtaatttttttttgcatacaCCAAATTTCAAAGttcaagataaaaaattcatacacAAAATAATCTAAATAAGATGAGGAAATATGTTTATGGGAACTACAAATACtataatcattttatttgtatacaGTTGTTTATCCATATACATACTAACACTAGTAGAGATTAACATTCTTCCTTATCAAGGgaattattaacaaataaacataaattaatcAGGTAAAATAATACTAAGTGATAAGaagattctttaaaaaaaaggaactgaatgaaaaagtatatttaaGGGGGATGATGTGCTCACCTAAAACTATTAGTGCAAAAAGCATCATCAAAATCATTCGGACAGAATGGTGATCTACTTGTATATGATATCGTGATCTTTGATATCTTGACCTCCATACCCCTATCCAGCTATAAGAGCGTGTGACTTTTGCAGATAATTGAGAACATAATCCTTGAAAAATGCCATATCGAAAGGCTAATCTCATTCGTGCTTGATGACCCTGGCAAAGGGAAATAGACAAATAAGCATACACAACACTTAAATTGAAGCCACAAAATAAAGACTTAATCGGGAATAATATTGTCATTGAGAATGGAGATCTTTTCATAATCCCACTGTCCAATGCTTTTTCCAATCATGGATGAAACTGTGTCATTTTGTCAGGATAATTTTCAATACATTTTTACTGCATGTCAAATTTACTATATAGGAtgctattcatttattttttatttctagaaaTACAATATTATGCCTTTTTCCTTGGTTTGGGACAAAAAAATGCAGGTACCAGTTTCAGGTTTGCTACTAAGCCTAAGGCTAAGCTAGTTGTGGATTGCTCTTGTTCACTTTGAAACAATAGGTATGCCTTTATTTTATAGGAAAAACATTTATGTGTAGAGACAACccgtaaatatattttaatgagGGAAACAACCAGCATGAGAAATGTAACATTACTGGTGCACCATGTGAAACATCCATTTGTGATGGGGAATGGCTTTGTTCTTCTCCATCTTTCAGCCTCTTTGTAAAATTCCTAGAGACCCTGCTTCCATAAGCAGGCCATAAATTAGCCAGGAAACAAAAGATGCCCATTCTGTTGTGGCATCCTCTCCCATCCTTGTGGAAGAAACTTTTATCTTTGGCTCCATCAGCTTCCAGATCCCAACTGCCATCTCCAGCATGTTTGCCACCAGCAGTATCTCGCAGTGCCTCTGGTGCTTCAAAACTCAACTGTGCAGGATAATGAGAACCCACATTCCTTAATTTACCCTCCTTCGATGATTCAAAATCATGGTCTACATGCATAGCCCTAGCCATATTCAAGTTCTCACTTTCTCTAGTTTTTTGCTCAACAATCTCATCAGTACTGTCATTATAACTAGAAGTAGTGACTGGATCAAAAAACCTCCTCAAAATAGTACTATCTCCCTTTTCATAACGAGGAACTTGTTCAGTCGGATCTTGGCCAGAAAGAAATAATGCCAACCCATCTCTATcttgttcatttaaattaatccACTCAGTATTTCTCACTGAATTTCCCATTGATGAATCCAACAAGCTTTTCTCCACATGTACAATTTGCTCCCTAATTGCTCTAATGAACTGTTTGTGTCTGGAAATCACATCTTCCCTCATTCGAGACTTGTCTGTTGCAGCTGACAGACTCACTGCTCTTTCAAAGTCCTCCAACTGATTCAGAGAAAATAACCAAGATAAGCTAACAAATACCTCCAACTGAACAGAGCGAAGAGTGAAGGTCGGCATTAATAAATACCTGCCATTTTGCTGTTTCAAGTGTTGTTGCAAGATCACGTCTATGATACTCTATTGATGTGAGTAGCTTTGGATCTGAATGGTGTCCTTGAACAAGGCCTTGCTCATGCAAAAGAAGGCGAAAAATTGATTCCATCCTAGATATTAAGCCAAgatcttaatttttggattCATTTCTAATATAGGGTATTCATAAAACATTCCAAATATAGCCAACCAAACCAATTTCCATTACCCTAAAcgagataaagaaaaaaaaaatggtaggaTTAAAGAGCTGCATGAATTTAAGTTAAATGGAATCCATAGTTTCACCAGGTCCAATTTAACAAGAATTTAACATGCAAAATTCTGATCCCACAtattctcagcatccaaacagaGCGCGTCATACGGAGGAAGCATAATTTTGTAACAAATAAGTGCTCCATGCCGAGGGGCTGACGACATGATTAGCACTAAGCCGACAATCCAATACCTTTCATAACACAAAATCTAAGGCCCAAAATGAAATGAAGTTGTGAATATTCATTTTTACGAcacattcatta from Vitis riparia cultivar Riparia Gloire de Montpellier isolate 1030 chromosome 8, EGFV_Vit.rip_1.0, whole genome shotgun sequence includes the following:
- the LOC117921123 gene encoding uncharacterized protein LOC117921123 translates to MATSFHQWESDPLFSAAEVVQDSADRMESIFRLLLHEQGLVQGHHSDPKLLTSIEYHRRDLATTLETAKWQLEDFERAVSLSAATDKSRMREDVISRHKQFIRAIREQIVHVEKSLLDSSMGNSVRNTEWINLNEQDRDGLALFLSGQDPTEQVPRYEKGDSTILRRFFDPVTTSSYNDSTDEIVEQKTRESENLNMARAMHVDHDFESSKEGKLRNVGSHYPAQLSFEAPEALRDTAGGKHAGDGSWDLEADGAKDKSFFHKDGRGCHNRMGIFCFLANLWPAYGSRVSRNFTKRLKDGEEQSHSPSQMDVSHGAPGHQARMRLAFRYGIFQGLCSQLSAKVTRSYSWIGVWRSRYQRSRYHIQVDHHSVRMILMMLFALIVLGILLFQVA